A part of Mytilus edulis unplaced genomic scaffold, xbMytEdul2.2 SCAFFOLD_1419, whole genome shotgun sequence genomic DNA contains:
- the LOC139505201 gene encoding histone H3, with the protein MARTKQTARKSTGGKAPRKQLATKAARKSAPATGGVKKPHRYRPGTVALREIRRYQKSTELLIRKLPFQRLVREIAQDFKTDLRFQSSAVMALQEASEAYLVGLFEDTNLCAIHAKRVTIMPKDIQLARRIRGERA; encoded by the coding sequence ATGGCACGAACAAAGCAAACTGCACGTAAATCCACCGGAggtaaagctccaagaaaacaacttgccaccaaggccgcccgtaagagcgcacctgcaaccggtggagtcaagaaaccacatagatacaggccaggaacagtcgctctccgagaaatcaggagataccagaagagcacagagctcctcatcaggaaactccccttccagagattagtccgTGAAATCGCCCAGGACTTCAAAACTGATCTCCGATTCCAGAGTTCAGCCGTCATGGCCCTACAGGAAGCCAGCGAAGCCTACTTGGTCGGTCTCTTCGAGGATACCAACTTGTGCGCAATTCACGCCAAGAGAGTAACCATCATGCCAAAGGATATCCAATTGGCCcgaagaatccgtggagaacgtgcttaa
- the LOC139505209 gene encoding histone H2B has translation MPPKVGTKGAKKAVTKAKTARPGGDKKRRRKRRESYAIYIYKVLRQVHPDTGVSSKAMSIMNSFVNDIFERIAAEASRLAHYNKRSTITSREIQTAVRLLLPGELAKHAVSEGTKAVTKYTSSK, from the coding sequence atgccacccaaagtaggaactaaaggagccaagaaggccgtcaccaaggcaaagactgccagacccggcggtgacaagaaaaggaggaggaagagacgtgaatcctatgctatctacatctacaaagtcttgagacaagtTCACCCCGACACCGGAGTGTCCTCAAAGGCAATGTCCATCATGAACAGCTTCGTCAACGATATATTCGAGAGAATCGCAGCAGAGGCTTCCCGATTGGCACACTACAACaaaagatctaccatcacatcccgggagatccagaccgctgtccgtcttctcttacccggagaattggccaagcacgctgtcagtgaaggtaccaaagccgtcaccaaatacaccagcagcaagtaa
- the LOC139505210 gene encoding histone H4, which produces MSGRGKGGKGLGKGGAKRHRKVLRDNIQGITKPAIRRLARRGGVKRISGLIYEETRGVLKVFLENVIRDAVTYTEHAKRKTVTAMDVVYALKRQGRTLYGFGG; this is translated from the coding sequence atgtcaggcagaggaaaaggaggtaaaggtctaggaaaaggaggcgccaagcgtcacaggaaggtgttgcgtgataacatccaaggtatcaccaagccagccatccgtcgtttagcaagaagaggtggagtAAAACGTATATCTGGACTCATCTATGAGGAAACCCGCGGTGTCCTTAAAGTTttcttggaaaatgtcatccgtgatgctgtcacatacacagagcacgccaagaggaagactgtcactgccatggatgttgtctacgctttgaaacgtcaaggacgtaccttgtacggattcggaggttaa
- the LOC139505207 gene encoding histone H2A, with protein MSGRGKGGKAKAKAKSRSSRAGLQFPVGRIHRLLRKGNYAERVGAGAPVYLAAVLEYLAAEVLELAGNAARDNKKSRIIPRHLQLAIRNDEELNKLLSGVTIAQGGVLPNIQAVLLPKKTQKAAK; from the coding sequence atgtcaggacgaggaaaaggaggaaaagcaaaagcaaaggcaaagtctaggtcatcccgtgccggacttcagttcccagtcggtcgtatccacagacttttgaggaaaggaaactatgccgagagagttggtgccggtgCACCAGTGTACCTCGCAGCTGTCCtagaatacttagcagctgaagtattggagttggcaggaaacgccgctcgtgacaacaagaagagcagaatcattccccgtcatctccagttggccatcagaaacgacgaagagttgaacaaactcttgtctggtgtcaccattgcccagggaggtgttctaccaaacatccaggctgtacttctaccaaagaagacccagaaagctgccaagtaa